From a region of the Teredinibacter turnerae genome:
- a CDS encoding ABC transporter permease, whose translation MNKIINFLEIAGLTWFVPLARLASGESPREQLKQLWLVMGIPVVAFAVFLALWGQMSSKVVTSLGTIPGPVDVYQQAAGLWQDHVNQREKQAAFYERQEKRNEKYRAQGKLDKIKHREYTGAPTYLDQIWTSIKTVFTGFLFATIVAVPLGIFCGLSSTFNAAMNPIIQIFKPVSPLAWLPIVTMVVSATYVTTDEAWFSKSFLNSAITVTLCSLWPTLINTALGVASIDKDLMNVGKVLQLGWFTKVTKLVIPSSLPLIFTGLRLSLGVGWMVLIAAEMLAQNPGLGKFVWDEFQNGSSNSLGRIMVAVLTIGIIGFLLDRIMFTLQNLFTFGDKR comes from the coding sequence ATGAACAAAATTATTAATTTCCTGGAAATAGCAGGTCTGACCTGGTTCGTTCCGCTGGCTCGCCTTGCATCGGGAGAGAGTCCTCGCGAACAACTCAAGCAGCTCTGGTTGGTCATGGGTATACCAGTGGTTGCATTTGCTGTCTTCCTGGCTTTATGGGGACAGATGTCGAGCAAAGTGGTTACCAGCCTTGGCACTATTCCAGGGCCCGTTGATGTCTATCAACAGGCCGCAGGCTTATGGCAAGACCATGTCAATCAGCGAGAAAAACAAGCGGCTTTTTATGAGCGGCAAGAAAAGCGCAACGAAAAATACCGAGCACAAGGCAAACTCGACAAAATTAAACACCGGGAGTATACCGGAGCACCTACCTATCTGGATCAGATTTGGACCAGCATTAAAACCGTATTTACCGGTTTTTTATTCGCCACAATCGTCGCAGTGCCGCTGGGAATTTTTTGTGGCTTAAGCAGCACGTTTAATGCCGCTATGAATCCAATCATTCAGATCTTCAAGCCCGTTTCGCCCCTTGCCTGGCTACCCATTGTCACCATGGTAGTGAGTGCAACCTATGTGACTACCGACGAGGCCTGGTTTAGTAAATCTTTTTTAAACTCCGCAATCACCGTTACCCTCTGCTCCCTTTGGCCAACGCTTATCAATACAGCACTTGGTGTAGCGTCTATCGACAAAGATTTAATGAACGTTGGTAAAGTACTGCAGCTAGGCTGGTTTACGAAAGTAACAAAACTGGTGATACCTTCCTCCTTGCCTCTCATATTCACTGGGTTGCGTCTTTCCCTTGGTGTCGGTTGGATGGTACTGATTGCAGCAGAAATGCTCGCGCAAAACCCCGGTCTCGGCAAATTTGTGTGGGATGAATTCCAAAACGGCAGCTCCAATTCACTGGGCCGCATCATGGTTGCTGTACTCACAATCGGCATTATTGGTTTTCTTCTCGACCGCATTATGTTCACGTTACAAAACCTGTTCACGTTTGGTGACAAACGCTAG
- a CDS encoding ABC transporter ATP-binding protein, whose product MALFEFRNVSKSYGSGDNVTEVLSDINLEIQEGEFVALVGFSGSGKTTLISTMAGLITPDSGEALFKGQPVTAPSPERGVVFQNYSLMPWLTVYGNIELAVNQVFKKWPKQKRHAHITRYIEMVGLSHATDRRPAELSGGMRQRVAVARALSMQPEMILLDEPLSALDALTRSKLQDEIEIISQQEKKTIVLITNDVDEAILLADRVIPLNPGPRASLGPEFRIDIARPRDRTQMNHNEDFKKLRKDITEYLMKVGMEAASSDDSLNLPDIQPNTANPSSRPKAANLAAPDSGELPNDAARKAAEPLSRQLDRYVEFSSVSKVYPTPKGPLTVVDGFDLKMKKGEFISLIGHSGCGKSTVLSMVAGLNKISGGGILLDEREVSGAGPDRGVVFQAPSLFPWLSARQNVELGVERVYPHGTRKERKEIVEYYLSRVGLADAMDKKAAELSNGMKQRVGIARAFALSPKLLLLDEPFGMLDSLTRWELQEVLMEVWKRTQVTAICVTHDVDEAILLADRVVMMTNGPNAKVGKIMEVNLPRPRTRKQLLEHPDYYRYREELLSFLAEYEHGDPEPTDSAPPRATETETDTAQTSAQKAPQQHKEAAPA is encoded by the coding sequence ATGGCTTTGTTTGAGTTTAGAAATGTAAGTAAAAGCTATGGCTCCGGCGACAATGTTACCGAGGTACTTAGTGATATCAATCTGGAGATTCAGGAAGGCGAATTTGTCGCATTGGTGGGGTTTTCAGGTAGTGGTAAAACCACGCTTATCTCAACGATGGCAGGTCTCATCACTCCCGACAGTGGCGAGGCACTCTTTAAAGGCCAACCGGTAACGGCGCCAAGCCCGGAGCGAGGCGTTGTTTTTCAAAACTACTCATTAATGCCGTGGCTTACCGTTTACGGCAATATCGAACTTGCTGTAAACCAGGTTTTTAAGAAATGGCCGAAGCAAAAGCGCCACGCACATATCACGCGTTACATCGAAATGGTTGGGCTGTCGCACGCAACCGACCGTCGCCCTGCTGAGCTGTCTGGTGGTATGCGACAACGCGTCGCTGTGGCGCGTGCGCTTTCCATGCAGCCGGAGATGATTCTTCTCGATGAGCCCCTGTCTGCGCTGGATGCGTTAACGCGATCAAAATTGCAGGATGAAATTGAAATTATTTCACAGCAGGAAAAGAAAACCATCGTACTTATCACCAATGACGTGGACGAAGCGATTTTATTGGCAGATCGTGTAATACCGTTAAACCCTGGGCCCCGCGCCTCACTGGGCCCGGAATTCCGTATCGATATCGCACGGCCACGCGATCGCACGCAGATGAACCACAACGAAGACTTTAAAAAACTGCGTAAAGATATTACGGAATATTTAATGAAAGTCGGTATGGAAGCAGCATCCAGCGACGATTCGCTCAATCTGCCGGATATACAGCCGAATACGGCGAACCCATCCAGCCGACCTAAAGCAGCAAATCTGGCCGCTCCAGATAGTGGTGAACTACCAAACGATGCCGCCCGCAAAGCCGCAGAGCCACTCTCTCGACAACTGGATCGTTATGTCGAGTTTTCATCGGTGAGCAAAGTGTACCCAACCCCCAAAGGACCACTTACCGTCGTAGACGGTTTTGATCTCAAAATGAAAAAAGGTGAGTTTATTTCTTTGATCGGCCACTCCGGCTGCGGTAAATCCACCGTATTGAGTATGGTCGCGGGATTAAACAAAATTTCGGGTGGCGGCATATTATTAGACGAGCGCGAAGTATCTGGTGCAGGGCCTGACCGCGGCGTGGTTTTTCAGGCCCCCAGCTTGTTTCCATGGTTGAGTGCTCGGCAGAACGTGGAACTGGGTGTGGAGCGGGTATACCCGCATGGCACCCGTAAAGAACGCAAAGAAATAGTCGAGTACTACCTCTCTCGCGTCGGGCTCGCAGACGCAATGGATAAAAAGGCTGCAGAGTTATCCAATGGCATGAAGCAGCGAGTCGGTATCGCGCGCGCCTTCGCCCTGTCTCCCAAATTACTGCTACTGGATGAACCCTTTGGCATGCTCGATTCACTCACGCGCTGGGAGCTTCAAGAAGTATTAATGGAAGTATGGAAACGCACTCAGGTAACAGCGATCTGTGTTACCCACGATGTCGATGAAGCCATTTTACTTGCCGACCGGGTGGTAATGATGACCAACGGTCCAAATGCCAAAGTCGGCAAAATTATGGAAGTCAATTTGCCTCGGCCCAGAACCCGTAAGCAATTGCTGGAGCACCCAGATTACTATCGTTATCGCGAGGAGCTCCTGAGCTTCCTGGCAGAATACGAACACGGTGACCCAGAGCCAACCGATTCAGCGCCGCCCCGCGCGACAGAAACGGAAACAGACACCGCTCAAACATCTGCGCAGAAAGCCCCACAACAACACAAAGAGGCAGCCCCAGCGTAA
- a CDS encoding FHA domain-containing protein produces MATLAQLVDDVVVHKFEVASTDVALGRHPENTVTIDDSAVSSHHAKITQQPNEYFPEYIEYFIEDCGSTNGTYINDLRIQGKKRLHNNDIVRLAWNRFKFLDEKESDMEKTVQMLNKTI; encoded by the coding sequence ATGGCCACTCTGGCACAATTGGTCGACGATGTTGTCGTACATAAATTCGAAGTCGCATCAACTGATGTTGCGCTGGGCCGCCACCCGGAAAATACCGTAACTATCGACGATAGCGCCGTAAGTTCCCACCACGCAAAAATCACGCAGCAACCCAATGAATACTTTCCGGAATATATCGAATATTTTATTGAGGATTGCGGCAGTACTAACGGTACTTACATTAACGACTTAAGAATTCAAGGCAAAAAACGTTTACACAATAACGACATTGTTAGGCTTGCCTGGAATCGTTTTAAGTTCCTCGACGAGAAAGAGTCGGATATGGAAAAAACCGTTCAAATGTTGAATAAAACCATTTGA
- a CDS encoding serine/threonine-protein kinase, with the protein MQSLPLLGPLSRLSLRGWVFVLGVFIALLPWQPGWMHAIDRGLFTATSYLVDAPKGASRIGLVEVPPEIFGHWQADLYEGGKLAALLSNVLHSSDATVGILLEAPLDNGSTQIDSALERLASGNNKAAVREAAEIIERKRLLLDLLGNSRVVIGVEQGSAVLPRPVTAIDGVLAKLPEGATDWLWPMRLAPAAELGSAALPQRGVFVGRGALHPAIVREQGTQSLQVSFLADFLAATTVEAHARTQWDLAWQRDRGLLLGERLLPLSPRGDFLAFNATSARMRPLINRMSLEEGLARGAFPNYVLIAVADDPVAPQVAAALYSALHGHVAATPWWQSFTAPIVTLVITLLLVFALPRVSAFSGAMTCAVFGLLLLLSQTILVITKGWWLPIAEQLVWTALGLCLIRLWVNYHGRWQLLIQRADEACIERADGLIEVGDLQQARTLLDECSASPAVLQKYYDLGNAHVARRQYRTAIDVYQTLANRKKNFRDTEQKIGALEAMVATSNNAGVGQSDVETTMVLSRAHIDRPVLGRYEIHEELGRGAMGIVYLGFDPRIARYVAIKTLNYGQFQPRELDNIKTRFFREAEAAGRLTHPNIVSVYDVGEERDLAFIAMDYVEGKALNAFIDPNCLLPVFEVYRIIADVATALEYAHASNIVHRDIKPGNIIYNPSPYQVKVTDFGIARLMDDSKTSTGEILGSPLYMSPEQLKGRKVDPTADVFSLGVTFYQLLCGYLPFSGDNLASLTYEIIHGKHRSVRTLRRDLPSSAARITNQCLQKESQDRYESAGELALVLKKAIRRDFASEARKAGYL; encoded by the coding sequence ATGCAATCCCTTCCCTTACTCGGCCCACTTAGCAGGCTCAGCTTGCGCGGCTGGGTTTTTGTGCTCGGTGTTTTCATCGCCCTGCTGCCTTGGCAACCCGGGTGGATGCACGCGATCGATCGCGGCTTGTTTACCGCTACCAGTTATTTGGTGGATGCACCGAAAGGTGCCTCGCGGATCGGGTTAGTAGAGGTTCCACCTGAAATCTTTGGTCATTGGCAGGCCGATCTCTACGAAGGCGGTAAGCTTGCGGCTCTGCTGTCCAACGTATTGCATAGCTCAGATGCCACCGTGGGTATACTGCTGGAAGCACCGCTCGATAATGGCAGCACGCAAATCGATAGTGCGCTCGAGCGCCTCGCCTCAGGCAACAACAAAGCGGCAGTGCGAGAAGCAGCGGAAATTATTGAACGTAAGCGCTTACTTCTGGATTTACTGGGTAACTCTCGCGTCGTCATCGGTGTGGAGCAGGGAAGCGCGGTGTTGCCGCGTCCGGTCACCGCAATCGATGGGGTTCTCGCCAAATTGCCGGAGGGGGCGACGGATTGGTTGTGGCCGATGCGTCTCGCACCTGCTGCAGAGCTGGGCTCGGCGGCGTTGCCGCAGCGGGGCGTATTTGTTGGCCGCGGTGCGTTGCATCCTGCGATTGTGCGCGAGCAGGGCACGCAATCGCTGCAAGTTTCATTTTTAGCGGACTTTCTCGCTGCCACTACCGTGGAAGCGCACGCGCGTACGCAATGGGATCTCGCGTGGCAGCGGGATAGAGGATTGCTCCTGGGTGAGCGGTTACTGCCGTTATCGCCACGCGGCGATTTCCTGGCGTTTAACGCTACTAGCGCACGCATGCGCCCGCTGATCAATCGCATGTCATTGGAAGAGGGGTTGGCCCGCGGTGCGTTTCCAAATTACGTGTTGATTGCGGTTGCCGACGATCCAGTCGCGCCGCAAGTGGCTGCCGCGCTCTACAGTGCTTTACATGGCCACGTTGCTGCGACGCCCTGGTGGCAGTCTTTTACAGCACCGATCGTTACCCTGGTTATAACGCTGTTACTGGTGTTTGCTCTACCGCGCGTGTCCGCGTTCTCGGGCGCAATGACCTGCGCGGTATTCGGATTGCTGCTGTTACTTTCCCAGACAATTTTAGTGATTACTAAGGGATGGTGGCTGCCCATTGCGGAACAGCTGGTTTGGACAGCGCTTGGCCTGTGCTTAATTCGCTTGTGGGTTAACTATCACGGCCGATGGCAGTTGTTAATTCAGCGCGCGGATGAAGCTTGTATCGAACGGGCAGACGGGCTTATTGAGGTGGGCGATTTACAGCAGGCGCGTACACTTCTCGATGAGTGTTCTGCAAGCCCGGCGGTGCTGCAAAAATACTACGATCTCGGCAATGCTCACGTTGCGAGACGCCAATACCGGACAGCAATCGATGTTTACCAGACGCTCGCAAACAGGAAAAAGAATTTTCGTGATACCGAGCAAAAAATCGGTGCTCTGGAGGCTATGGTTGCCACGAGTAACAACGCTGGCGTTGGTCAGAGCGACGTGGAAACAACCATGGTGCTGTCCCGCGCCCACATCGATCGTCCGGTATTAGGGCGCTACGAGATTCACGAAGAATTAGGGCGCGGCGCGATGGGTATTGTCTACCTGGGGTTCGATCCCCGCATCGCCCGCTACGTTGCGATAAAAACCTTGAATTACGGGCAGTTTCAGCCGCGCGAACTGGACAACATCAAAACACGGTTTTTCCGTGAAGCGGAGGCCGCTGGTCGTTTGACCCACCCGAATATCGTTTCAGTTTACGATGTCGGCGAAGAACGTGATCTGGCGTTTATCGCGATGGATTATGTGGAAGGTAAAGCGCTCAACGCATTTATTGATCCGAACTGCCTACTGCCGGTGTTCGAGGTTTATCGGATAATTGCCGATGTGGCGACGGCATTGGAGTATGCGCACGCGAGCAATATTGTGCACCGAGACATCAAGCCGGGAAATATCATCTACAACCCATCCCCCTACCAGGTGAAAGTGACGGATTTTGGAATAGCGCGGTTGATGGATGACTCCAAGACCAGTACAGGCGAAATTCTTGGCAGCCCGCTTTATATGTCACCGGAACAGCTAAAAGGTCGCAAAGTTGACCCCACCGCCGATGTATTTAGTCTGGGCGTAACTTTTTATCAATTGCTCTGTGGTTATCTGCCGTTTAGCGGCGATAACCTAGCGAGCCTTACCTACGAAATTATTCACGGTAAACATCGCAGTGTGCGTACGTTACGCCGGGATTTGCCGTCCAGTGCGGCACGCATTACCAACCAGTGTTTACAAAAAGAATCACAAGATCGCTACGAAAGTGCGGGCGAGCTGGCATTGGTGCTAAAAAAGGCGATCAGACGGGATTTCGCCAGTGAAGCCAGGAAGGCAGGATACCTTTAA
- a CDS encoding FHA domain-containing protein, giving the protein MAYLRHTLNGNTVSVYELAGRVTIGRSPECAIRLDDPTISASHARLDKLGSEWLLTDTDSTNGLFVRGRQVADHRLCNGDLFTVGTHDFEFLVDLPTGLERTLKIKKSWIPGIYYTE; this is encoded by the coding sequence ATGGCTTATCTGCGGCACACGCTGAACGGTAATACCGTGTCTGTTTACGAATTAGCAGGTAGAGTCACAATTGGCCGATCACCGGAGTGTGCTATTCGTCTAGACGACCCCACAATTTCAGCGAGCCATGCGCGCTTAGATAAGCTCGGTAGTGAGTGGTTACTAACTGATACGGATAGTACAAATGGGCTGTTTGTTAGAGGTCGACAAGTTGCAGACCATAGATTGTGCAATGGTGATCTGTTCACGGTTGGTACCCATGATTTCGAGTTCCTCGTCGACTTGCCCACCGGTCTTGAGCGAACATTAAAGATAAAAAAGAGCTGGATTCCCGGCATCTACTACACAGAATAA
- a CDS encoding STAS domain-containing protein gives MSSGEIKVAEHNGVYVIKMEGDVRLTLCLSFDEFIEHMFDAPDFCSVVFDLSDALAIDSTTLGLMAKISIKGRALHYDDPTVVSNNPSITRLLSSMGFEDIFNIVDSTQALRQLACKPDNPVVLDEKVCDEQSVQARVIEAHKLLMAMNAANHDTFRELVDTLENSAHH, from the coding sequence ATGAGTTCTGGTGAAATCAAGGTTGCAGAGCACAACGGTGTTTACGTAATCAAGATGGAAGGCGACGTTCGCCTCACTTTGTGCTTATCGTTCGACGAGTTCATCGAACACATGTTCGATGCCCCCGATTTTTGTTCTGTGGTGTTCGATCTCTCCGATGCCCTTGCCATAGACAGCACGACGCTTGGTCTAATGGCAAAAATTTCGATTAAGGGTCGCGCACTGCACTACGACGATCCGACCGTTGTTTCCAACAATCCCAGCATCACCCGCCTCCTGTCTTCGATGGGGTTTGAAGACATATTCAACATAGTCGACAGTACACAAGCGCTTCGCCAACTTGCCTGTAAGCCCGATAACCCTGTGGTCCTGGACGAAAAGGTCTGCGACGAGCAAAGCGTTCAGGCTCGTGTCATTGAAGCACACAAGCTGCTGATGGCGATGAACGCAGCAAATCACGACACCTTCCGTGAGTTAGTGGACACGCTGGAAAACAGCGCCCATCATTAA
- a CDS encoding response regulator — protein MSDRDWQLLVIDDDAMIRSSVVTYLEDAGFKVHHSSDGASGCEWLATHPVDLVITDLCMPDVDGLSILRSVKHCHPNLPVIVLSGVGVVRDVVEALRQGAADYLVKPLVDIEVLVHSVKRVLERQALLHDNRRYREELEKANRDLREYVRLLEHDQKAGRRVQSKLLPVSPLTVSDITLSFEVIPSLYLSGDFIDYGYLSRRYLAFYLTDVSGHGAAPAFVTVWLNQLVRRVFREQRIFDSEESFKRDAASLLKLVNQEVIRSKIGCHLTSLVGVIDTQTREMRYVVAGHLPLPVLLVGDRCEYLPGKGKPLGFFEDGEWEINSVQLPENFTLAVFSDGILEVLPRQDLLAKEAYLLDHIATSHNPTARDSFSAASTLDLSESFGLKNLEAVPDDIAILKITGGTG, from the coding sequence ATGTCAGACCGCGACTGGCAATTATTGGTCATTGACGACGACGCAATGATACGTAGCAGTGTCGTGACCTACCTGGAAGACGCCGGTTTCAAGGTGCACCACAGTAGTGATGGTGCCAGTGGTTGTGAGTGGCTGGCCACTCATCCCGTAGACCTCGTAATTACTGACCTTTGTATGCCTGACGTGGATGGTCTTTCGATTCTAAGATCGGTGAAACACTGCCATCCGAATTTGCCGGTGATTGTGTTATCTGGCGTGGGTGTGGTGCGCGACGTTGTGGAAGCCTTGCGGCAGGGCGCGGCGGACTATCTGGTCAAACCTCTCGTGGATATAGAGGTACTGGTCCACTCAGTGAAACGTGTACTGGAACGGCAGGCGCTGCTGCACGACAACCGGCGCTATCGGGAAGAGCTGGAAAAGGCCAATCGCGATCTTCGCGAATATGTGCGCTTGTTGGAACATGATCAAAAAGCGGGGCGACGGGTTCAAAGCAAGCTGCTCCCAGTGTCGCCGTTAACTGTAAGCGATATAACACTTTCCTTCGAAGTTATTCCTTCTCTGTATTTAAGTGGCGATTTTATCGATTACGGTTATCTATCTCGGCGCTATCTGGCTTTCTATTTAACGGATGTGTCCGGCCATGGCGCAGCTCCTGCTTTTGTTACTGTATGGTTGAACCAGCTGGTGCGCCGTGTGTTTCGCGAACAGCGAATTTTCGATAGTGAAGAGTCGTTCAAGCGGGACGCGGCGAGTTTACTGAAGTTGGTTAATCAAGAAGTGATACGCTCGAAAATTGGCTGCCATCTCACCAGTCTGGTCGGCGTTATTGACACGCAAACCCGAGAAATGCGCTACGTGGTGGCCGGGCATTTACCGCTGCCGGTACTGTTGGTAGGAGACCGTTGTGAGTACTTACCAGGAAAGGGTAAGCCGCTGGGCTTCTTTGAAGACGGGGAATGGGAAATTAACAGTGTTCAGCTCCCGGAGAACTTCACCCTGGCGGTATTCTCCGACGGCATTCTGGAAGTGTTGCCGCGACAGGATCTGCTTGCCAAGGAAGCTTACCTCCTGGACCACATTGCCACATCGCATAACCCTACGGCGCGCGATAGTTTTTCCGCAGCTAGTACATTGGATTTAAGCGAAAGCTTTGGTCTAAAAAACCTGGAAGCAGTACCCGATGATATTGCTATATTGAAAATTACAGGTGGAACAGGTTGA
- a CDS encoding PilZ domain-containing protein — translation MSLANREYQEKRNFIRMRVDTPIQMVLEADGERFEGKCRDLSGGGLLVELATALPVGTRARISIQSSHGHSPMLEAIALVNRVETQLDTTEKPCLIGMEIEELIR, via the coding sequence ATGAGCCTTGCCAATCGAGAATATCAGGAAAAACGTAATTTTATCCGTATGCGCGTAGATACGCCGATTCAAATGGTACTGGAAGCTGATGGAGAAAGGTTTGAAGGAAAATGTCGTGATCTTAGCGGCGGAGGCCTGCTGGTTGAACTCGCGACGGCTTTACCCGTCGGCACGCGAGCCAGGATATCTATCCAGTCATCGCACGGCCACAGCCCAATGCTTGAAGCGATTGCTTTGGTCAATCGTGTTGAAACGCAATTAGATACTACAGAGAAACCCTGTTTGATTGGAATGGAAATTGAGGAATTAATTCGTTAA
- a CDS encoding MlaA family lipoprotein translates to MKGLTLSLVAMVVVLGACASNPKSPSADATPANTVKDEGSGSAVVADNSFEQRDKFESYNRAVFAFNMRLDRWLLKPVARGYKWLAPEPVELGVSNFFSNLSEISNVVNDVLQWKWKQAGNDTGRFVLNTTVGVGGLFDVARHAGLEKAAGEDFGQTLAVWGVPQGPYFLLPFLGPSTVTATAGMPVDWYTNPVSYIEDNATSWTVKGVNIIHSRAQLLETEKLAKGGDFYIFVRDAYLQRRDFLVKDGQVVDDFGGDFGGEEEGFDF, encoded by the coding sequence TTGAAAGGTCTCACACTCAGCTTGGTCGCAATGGTAGTCGTGCTTGGTGCATGTGCGTCCAACCCCAAATCGCCATCAGCCGATGCTACGCCAGCAAATACTGTGAAGGACGAGGGCTCTGGTAGTGCCGTCGTGGCCGACAACAGTTTCGAGCAGCGAGATAAATTTGAATCGTACAATCGCGCTGTCTTTGCGTTCAATATGCGCTTGGACCGCTGGCTGCTCAAACCGGTAGCAAGAGGCTATAAATGGCTTGCACCGGAGCCTGTCGAACTAGGGGTCAGCAATTTTTTCAGCAACCTTTCCGAGATCAGTAACGTTGTCAACGATGTGTTGCAATGGAAATGGAAGCAGGCAGGGAACGATACTGGACGATTTGTTTTAAACACCACTGTGGGAGTGGGTGGCCTGTTTGATGTTGCCCGCCATGCAGGGCTCGAAAAAGCGGCAGGCGAGGACTTTGGGCAAACACTTGCGGTATGGGGTGTACCTCAGGGCCCTTACTTTCTGTTGCCGTTTTTGGGGCCGTCGACGGTAACCGCCACAGCGGGCATGCCGGTGGATTGGTACACAAACCCCGTCAGCTATATCGAAGATAATGCAACGTCGTGGACAGTTAAAGGCGTCAATATTATTCACAGCCGCGCGCAATTGCTTGAAACCGAAAAGCTTGCTAAAGGCGGCGATTTCTATATTTTTGTCCGTGATGCCTATCTGCAAAGGCGCGACTTTTTGGTGAAAGATGGTCAGGTGGTGGATGACTTCGGCGGAGATTTTGGGGGAGAAGAAGAGGGCTTCGACTTTTAG